The following proteins are encoded in a genomic region of Syntrophotaleaceae bacterium:
- a CDS encoding cytochrome c — translation MRHLLGNIAVYTIALFLLGAAALFGWLRSAQVVLTDEGTLLERFESAPARQFDWKQLGREGYMRNCANCHGEKGRGWDQYPGLAGIDRMLAFPGGREYLVDLHLYGLTSDRWGAPMPPMGHIRDAELAAIIDYILTRFGAGQIPDQKLFTPEDIEDRRGKNLSPSEVNARRPL, via the coding sequence ATGCGGCATCTGCTCGGCAATATCGCTGTCTATACCATCGCCCTGTTTCTGCTTGGCGCCGCGGCCCTGTTCGGCTGGCTCCGATCCGCCCAGGTCGTCCTCACGGATGAGGGGACACTGCTCGAACGGTTCGAGTCTGCCCCGGCCCGGCAGTTCGACTGGAAACAGCTTGGCCGAGAGGGCTATATGCGCAATTGCGCCAATTGCCACGGCGAGAAGGGCAGGGGTTGGGATCAGTATCCGGGGCTTGCAGGCATCGATCGGATGCTTGCCTTTCCCGGGGGGCGGGAGTATCTGGTGGACCTGCATCTCTACGGGCTGACCAGCGACCGTTGGGGAGCCCCGATGCCGCCTATGGGTCACATTCGGGATGCGGAGCTGGCAGCGATCATTGATTACATCCTGACCCGCTTCGGCGCCGGACAGATACCGGACCAAAAACTATTTACTCCTGAAGATATTGAAGACAGGCGAGGGAAAAACCTTTCGCCCTCAGAGGTGAATGCCCGGCGTCCTCTTTGA
- a CDS encoding ferric reductase-like transmembrane domain-containing protein, which translates to MNRAITGFFWIMLFLAVVLLPVGILLVYPAPSGRPFWLEFSIALGFFGLTQIAVQFVLIARFKSVTGPYGIDVILSLHRRLALVAIVAVLIHPLIIMVDNPSRLKLLNPLGGNWASRFALLSVVSLLAIAVTTLYREKLKFDYEYWRFSHMVLGILAIVFAQLHVSLAGLYTNSFWKHAIWIIIALAMVGLVLYLRLLKPAWQQGNRWRVREVRPERGNTWSLVLEAEDHAGIQFLPGQFAWLKLGPSPFTLEEHPFSFSSSDKCRSPIEFGIKALGDFTSTIKDVKPGTRAYLDGPHGAFCIDRYPAVGYVLIAGGVGITPMMSFLHSMADRRDPRPVVLFYADREWKDIAFRETIEQLKQKLDLKVVYVLEKPPENWQGESGFIDEKIFQKHLPKELIHRNFFICGPPPMMDAVHALLTERGVPNADIQLERFSLA; encoded by the coding sequence TTGAACAGGGCCATCACGGGTTTCTTCTGGATCATGCTTTTTCTGGCGGTGGTACTGCTCCCGGTGGGCATTCTGCTGGTTTATCCCGCTCCTTCCGGTCGTCCTTTCTGGCTCGAATTCTCCATCGCCCTCGGGTTTTTCGGCTTGACGCAGATCGCGGTACAGTTTGTGCTGATTGCCCGATTCAAGTCGGTTACAGGGCCCTATGGCATCGACGTTATCCTCTCTTTGCACCGCCGCCTCGCTCTCGTCGCCATTGTGGCCGTCCTGATTCATCCCTTGATCATTATGGTGGATAACCCGTCACGATTGAAACTGCTCAACCCCCTTGGCGGCAACTGGGCCAGTCGTTTTGCGCTGCTGAGCGTGGTTTCCCTGCTGGCCATCGCCGTCACCACCCTCTACCGTGAAAAGTTGAAATTCGACTATGAATACTGGCGCTTTTCCCACATGGTGCTGGGTATCCTGGCGATCGTTTTTGCACAATTGCATGTCTCCCTGGCCGGCCTCTACACGAATTCCTTCTGGAAACACGCGATCTGGATCATCATCGCCCTGGCCATGGTCGGTCTGGTGCTCTACCTTCGCCTGCTCAAACCTGCCTGGCAACAGGGCAATCGGTGGCGGGTCAGGGAAGTGCGTCCGGAACGGGGCAATACCTGGAGCCTGGTTCTGGAGGCGGAGGATCATGCAGGGATCCAGTTCCTGCCCGGGCAGTTCGCCTGGCTCAAGCTCGGTCCTTCTCCTTTTACCCTGGAGGAGCACCCCTTCAGTTTCAGCTCCAGCGACAAGTGCCGCAGCCCGATTGAATTCGGCATCAAGGCGCTGGGCGACTTCACCAGCACCATCAAGGATGTGAAGCCGGGAACGCGCGCCTACCTCGATGGTCCCCACGGTGCATTCTGCATCGACCGCTACCCGGCGGTGGGCTACGTCCTGATTGCGGGCGGTGTCGGCATCACGCCGATGATGTCGTTTCTGCACAGCATGGCCGATCGGAGAGATCCCCGGCCGGTGGTTCTCTTTTACGCCGATCGCGAATGGAAGGACATCGCCTTTCGCGAAACCATCGAACAGCTGAAGCAAAAGCTCGATCTCAAGGTGGTTTATGTTCTTGAAAAACCGCCGGAAAACTGGCAGGGAGAGAGTGGTTTCATTGACGAAAAGATTTTTCAGAAACACCTGCCCAAGGAGTTGATTCACCGAAATTTCTTCATCTGCGGACCACCGCCAATGATGGACGCCGTGCATGCCCTGTTGACCGAGCGCGGGGTCCCGAATGCGGACATTCAACTCGAACGTTTCAGCCTGGCTTGA